AACTACCCTGCGCTATTCTCTTTCCTAGCTGTTATTCTACCTCGCCCAATACAAATTTGAACTTCGTTCTAGAATTTGTTCTTCAGCATTTATGTTCTTCTTTTTGGTTCGAGGGAGCAGCTGCGATTAGAGGAGATAGAGAATAGCGCAGCAGgaattgttttatgtttttcagattttaatttttgttggttTTCCTATTTTAGATTTTGCAGCTGGGTTGTTCGTGAGTATATaatagcagcaacaacaacaacaaagggcgAAAAACAGCAGAATTTGGGTAAATTAGAGAGAGATTAGAGCCACTAGAATTCCAATTTATAGTTTAGATTTTCGATTTTAGGTATTAAACTCTCAAATTTTCATATtctcttcttcaattttttgggttttgttcttgaattttcagatttatttttcttcaattttgggCTTCAAATTCAATTGTATTTGTTAGCTAGAGTTAATTAGAGGCAATTAGAGGTTAATACTAACGGAGTTAACGGCCGTTAGTCATTAAAGGTATTCAAgggcatttggtgcatttttttaagaaataggggtatattatgtattttgaaacgcgcgggtgtatttggtgcatttcgtgaaacctcaggggcatttcatgaaaaaaccgaaaaaATAATCTACAAGACCTTCTCGTTTCCCTTCTTTTTCTGTAGATTTGTTCATGTACTCCACTACGTAAGTTTTAATTCGCATGTGTCAAACACTTAAGATTTGTAGACCTCTCTGAATCATAGGCAGACCTCTCAAAATAATGAGAAATATATAAATTGACTATTAACTGAAATACTCCGATCCATaaatcaaaaaatcaaacaGTATCAATcttgatttttttgatttttcaaggaaaaaggaaatttgttcaaatttcaatctaaTTACTCCGTAATGATTTGAGATTATGATAATAAGGCTAAGTTTATGATTTTCTATGTTAGATGAAGAAGAATATCATGGAAATAGAATCATGTTCTccattaatatatattttccagtTAAATTTCAATTGTTGATCGGTGCAGCGGTTAGAAAATAAGAGAAGATATAAAGAAAGAGAAAATCGACACAAACAGGAGAAGATATATAGAATCACGTtcttcattaaatttccaggaTTTCACACTTCTCATTGACAACAAATCAACGATGGAGGTTCTGTGAATCGAGGAAGAAAGCACGAAGATAGAAGgaattttaattacttttttatttttatttttatttttaatttaaaatcaacgGTTCAGATCAATCAACGATAATGAAGGGTTAAGATTTAGAGTCTTATCGTGGCTACCACTTTATTGTAGGCATTCAAAAGCCTTCCCACTTTCTATATGTTTTTGAGCTACTTTTGAGGAAGCTCAACTAGAATTCTGACCAAATTATAATCAAATCTTGatcaattaatttataaattactTGTTGAACTAACTAATTAACCGTCAACTCTAAGCTAAGGATTATTCCTATCTAGAATATGCAACTTGTACAACTAACTTTATTACTACGTATGTAATTTGAAAATTTGTACGTGATGATGACATGCATTTatatagttaattaattatacatgaTGAATACGAATTATAATACGAAAAGATGAAAATGATTTATATGGTTGCAGCAACGGCGTGTTATGGGCAAGATTCAACGGCTTTCCCGTCAAACAACCTATTTGCGGCAGCTGGGGAAGGAATATGGAACAATGGAGCAGCTTGTGGGAGGCAGTACACAGTGTCTTGCGTAAGTGCACCTCCCCCTAACACTTGTGTTTCAGGCACCACCGTCACGGTCAAAATCGTTGACCGAGCAAGCACCGCCGTGTCCCACCCCTCGAGCAGCGGGGCCACCTTTGTCCTCTCTACCGACGCCTTTAATCAGCTTGTTAAGCCCTCTTCTGCCACCTCCATTAACATTCAATTCGCGCAGTAAGTTTGCTTATTTCATAATTATGTATGGTCGTTAGTTTTTGTATAAGTagtaaattaattattaaatggcaaatttgtcaaaaactaccttataaaatatgatttttgcgaaaaactaccttataaaaaaaatgttgtaataaactaccttataaaaaatttatgttgtaagatactaccttttCCCGAATTATGAACGTTTGATCGAAATTTAgggattgactttaccatatatATGTCACGTGCCATTTAATTACGTCTTTCCCGTTAGATGTCGCGTAATATGCA
This sequence is a window from Spinacia oleracea cultivar Varoflay chromosome 1, BTI_SOV_V1, whole genome shotgun sequence. Protein-coding genes within it:
- the LOC110805869 gene encoding EG45-like domain containing protein, with the translated sequence MGIQSHQLSQPRRQKWILPLSLGLFFVYLIPLAYATDFGTAARYSTPYIPTACYGQDSTAFPSNNLFAAAGEGIWNNGAACGRQYTVSCVSAPPPNTCVSGTTVTVKIVDRASTAVSHPSSSGATFVLSTDAFNQLVKPSSATSINIQFAQVA